The Acidobacteriaceae bacterium nucleotide sequence TGTTGCGGGCGGCCCGCCGAAGATTCTGCAGATTGTGAGCGAAGAGTTGAAGCCGACGACGAGCTCTGCGGCCCATGAGAAGACGGAGGGTGCGTTCCTCCAGGCGCTTGTTTCCTCGAAATCGAAGTCGCGCTACCTCGGGATGACCTCACTGACCGGTGCGCCGCGCGCCTTGTTCTTCAGCGCGTACTCCTCGTTTGGGGAGTGGGAAGAGGAGGTCAAGGGCAACAGCAAGCTTCCCGGGCTGGATGCCGCGATGGATAAGGCCATGGCGGCGGATGGCGCGCTGCTGAGCGGAATCACGATGACTGCGTGGAGCCATCGCAGCGACATGAGCATGAATGAGCAAAATCTGAAGGGCGTGCGTTACCTGGAGATCTCGCAGTACAACCTGAAGCCCGGACATACGGGCGAATGGGGTGAGCTGGCCAGGCTGGTGATGGCTGGCTATAAGGAAGGTATTCCCGAGGCAAGCTGGACGGTCTACGAGCAGACCTATGGAGGGCAGGGGGATTCATTTCTGGTGATCGTCACGCTGAAATCGGCGGCAGAGGTCGACGAGCATATGGCGGGCGGCAGGAAGTTTGCTGAGGCGCTGGGGCCGGAGCGCATGAAAAAGCTCGAGGAGCTAACGGCTTCGAGTGTCGAAAGCCAGCAAAGCAACATCTTCGTCTTTGCGCCGAAGATCAGCTATCCCGACCAGGCTATGACGGACGCTGATCCTACGTTCTGGAAGCAGCCGAAGGTAGCGCCGAAGAAGTAACTTTGCTGCAAGACACAAAACAGCGATGGCCTCCGTGAAGGAGGCCATCGCTGTTTTGTGTCCGAGGACAAGTCTTCGCTGGCGAGGTTTAGCCCGCGAGGTAGAACTCGGCGACTTCGAGATCGCCGGGCTGGGTGACCTTGAAGTTGCGGCTGGATCCGGGAACGACGTAAACGGGAACGCCCGCGCGCTCGAGGAGCGAGGCTTCGTCGGTGCCGGTGAACTCGTCGCGCTGAGCTTCGGTGAAGGCGCGGCGCATAAGCGGGACCAGTGAACCCTGCGGGGTCTGCGCGTGGACGATGAGTTCACGCGGAATCGTGGCGGTGATGAGGGCGCCGTCGGCGGTGCGCTCGACCTGCTTGATGGTATCGATGGCGGGCATGCCGACGATGGCGGCCCCATGTTTGCGGATAGCTTCGATGGTTTTGCCGATGGTAGCCGGTTCGATGAGCGGGCGCACGGCGTCGTGGACGAGGACGATGTCGTCGTCGGAGGTCGAGGGCAGGGCGCTGAGGGCGTTGGCGACAGAGTCCTGACGGGTGTCGCCGCCGGTGACGACGTGGACACGGCCGTGGAGGGAGTGCGTGTCGAGCAGTTCGTTCATGCGCGGCTTTTCGTTTTCGCGCACGGCGAGGTAGACGCCGGTGACTTCGGGTAGGGCGAGGAAGGCCTGAATGGAGTGGACGAGGATGGGCAGGCCCTTGATTTCGAGGAACTGCTTTGGCGCGCCGCCCGTCTGGGCCATGCGGGTGCCGATGCCGGCTGCGGGAAGAATGACGAAAACGCTCATGGGAGACGTAGTTTAGCGCAGTGGAGGAGGGTTTAGGGGGCAGGGTATAGGGTTTAGCAATGCTGGGGCATCGGGAAGGCGTTGCCATTAGGCTTAGTGGATGGCGAAGGGTACTGTGATTCTGCCGCTGGATGCGGCTTTGTTTCGTAAGGGGGAGCGGGTTTGCTGTGCGGTGTCGGGTGGGGCCGACTCGACGGCGATGCTGCTGGCGATGGTGGAGGCCAATGGCCGAAAGGATCCGCTGGGCGTGGAGTTGAGCGCAGCGCATGTTCACCATGGGCTGCGAGGCGAAGAAGCTGACGGCGATGAGGCGTTTGTGCGCGAGCTTTGTGAGCGGCTGGGGGTGCCGCTAACCGTGTTTCTCGTGGACACGACAGCCCGTATGGAGGCCGAGGGCGAAGGGCTGGAAGAAGCGGCCCGGACGCTGCGGTATGCGGCTTTGCGCGGGTTGGCGGTGGATGCCATCGCAACGGCGCACACGCTGGATGATCAGGCTGAGACTGTGGTGATGAAGCTGTTGCGCGGAGCGTGGACTGAGGGTTTGGGGGGGATTGCCCCAGAATTAGAGGGAAAAGCGCAGAGTTTAGAGCCAAGAGACAGCGGGCCGAGGGTGGTAAGGCCGGTTTTGCGGGTTCGGAGGAGCGAAATTGAAACGTTTTTATACGCGCGGGAGCAGGGTTGGAGAGAGGATTCGTCGAACCAAAATGTGAGTCTGACGCGGAATAAGGTGCGGCATGAGTTGATGCCGGTGCTGCGTGGATTCAACCCGGGGCTGGATGGAGTGCTGGCCGGGATGGCTGAGGTGGCCCGCGAGGAAGAGGCTTTCTGGGCGGTCGAGGTGGAGCGGACGCTGCGAGCGGTGTTGTTGCCCGGCAAGCCGGTGCGTGGGGGCGGCCGGGCGAGTTCGACGGCGGCCGGGTCGGCGAGTGGGGCGGTGGAGATTGAGCGGCTGAAGGCGATGCCTGCGGCGCTGCGGCGGCGGGTGATTCGGGCAGCGATCCGAGCCGCTGGGGTTCGGCTGACGGCGGAGGAGACGGCGAAGGTGCTGGCCTTGGGTGGTTTTGGCGGGTTCCCGGGAGTTACGGGGAAGATTGGGAGCCGGTTGGAGCTGCGCGAGGGGCTGCGGGTGGAGCGGTCGGCGAGAGAGCTGCAGTGGAGCCGGGAGTCGGCCGATAAGGGGATTTGAGGCTCGGGATCGAGGCCGGAGCTTGAGGCCGGAGCTTGAGGCCGGGTAGGGAAAGAAGACGCCACGACGCTACGGTCGCCAAGTTTCGCTACGTAAAGGCGAGAGCTTGAAGGGCGAAGGGCGAGAAAAGCGAGAGAAGCTTGAAAGGCGAACACGGAGGACACAGGGGAGCCACGGAGGGGCACGGAGGGATTGGTGGGATTGGGGATGCAATAAATGGCGGGGTGGTGCGTTATTGGTTTGTGGTGCGTGGTTACGGAAAGGTCGCTGGAGAGGATTTGCGCTGACGAAAAAGGCGTAGGGATTTCCAGCAACGTAAAAGGTGCATCAGCGTAGAATTATTGGTACTTCCCGCCGGTTGCACCCTTCGGCGGCGGATGTCGTCTAAAGTATGCAAGGCATTGGGAAGTGCGCCTGCTTGCGAGTCTGCGTAGCGGCTCTGTAGGCGAGAGGAAACGAGGAACAAGTTTGAATTCAACGGTCAAACATCTGCTGATCTGGATCCTGACGGTTACATGCCTGATTGGCGTGTGGCAGTTTGTTTCTAAAAACATGAGCGCGGGACACAATCAGGCCATCAGCCTGAGCAAGCTGCAGACCGACGCGGATGCGGGCAAGATTTCTGAGCTGACGGTGAACGGTACCGAGGTGACGGGCAAGTACAAGGAGAGCAAGGAGTCGTTCACGACGACGATTCCGGCCAACTACCCTGACCTGTACAAGGACCTGCAGCAGCACGGCGTAAACGTAACCGTGAAGGACCAGCAGGGCAACATGTGGATTTCGGTGTTGCTGAACATTGCACCGATCGTGGTGATCCTGGCCCTGTTCCTGTTCATGATGCGCCAGATGCAGTCGGGCGGAAACAAGGCGATGAGCTTTGGCAAGAACCGCGCTCGTCTGCTCTCGATGCAGCAGAAGAAGGTGACGTTCAAGGACGTTGCCGGCGTGAACGAAGCGAAGGAAGAGCTGAAGGAGATCATCGAGTTTCTGCGTGAGTCGCAGAAGTTCCAGCGCCTGGGCGGACGTATTCCCAAGGGCGTGCTGATGGTCGGACCTCCGGGCACGGGTAAGACGTTGCTGGCACGCGCGGTTGCGGGTGAAGCAAATGTTCCGTTCTTCTCGATCTCGGGTTCGGACTTCGTGGAAATGTTTGTGGGTGTTGGTGCGAGCCGCGTTCGTGACCTGTTTGAACAGGGCAAGAAGAACGCTCCGTGCATCATCTTCATCGACGAAATCGATGCGGTTGGACGTCACCGTGGCGCAGGTCTCGGCGGCGGACACGATGAGCGCGAGCAGACGCTGAACCAGCTTCTCGTCGAGATGGACGGCTTTGAGTCCAACGATGGCGTGATCCTGGTAGCGGCGACGAACCGCCCGGATGTACTTGATCCGGCTCTGCTTCGCCCGGGCCGTTTCGATCGTCGCGTGATCGTCGATCGTCCTGACATCCGTGGCCGCGAAGAGGTTCTGCGCGTCCATGCGAAGAAGGTTCCGATGTCGGATGATGTCGACCTGAACATCCTGGCTCGTGGAACACCGGGCTTCAGCGGTGCAGACCTGGCGAACATGGTGAACGAAGCTGCTTTGACGGCGGCCCGTTTCAACCGCAAGGCTGTCCACATGTACGACTTCGAAGTTGCCAAGGACAAGGTCCTGATGGGTGCAGAGCGTCGTTCGATGCTGCGCAGCCCGGAGGAGATCAAGAACACGGCGTACCACGAAGCGGGACATACGCTGGTGGCTGCACTGCGCGATCACTCGGATCCGCTGCATAAGGTGACGATTATCCCGCGTGGCATGGCGCTGGGCGTGACGGTGTATCTGCCGGATGACGACCAGCACCAGGTGACGAAGGACTACCTCGAAACGCGCCTGGCTATGATGATGGGCGGACGTATCGCGGAAGAGATCTTCACCAAGCAGATGACGACGGGTGCAGGCAGCGATATCGAGCGCGCAACGGCTTTGGCTCGTGCGATGGTGTGCGAGTACGGTATGTCGCCGCTTGGACCGATGACGTTCGGCAAGAAGGAACAGGAAGTGTTCCTGGGCCGTGATCTTGGCC carries:
- the ispD gene encoding 2-C-methyl-D-erythritol 4-phosphate cytidylyltransferase, which produces MSVFVILPAAGIGTRMAQTGGAPKQFLEIKGLPILVHSIQAFLALPEVTGVYLAVRENEKPRMNELLDTHSLHGRVHVVTGGDTRQDSVANALSALPSTSDDDIVLVHDAVRPLIEPATIGKTIEAIRKHGAAIVGMPAIDTIKQVERTADGALITATIPRELIVHAQTPQGSLVPLMRRAFTEAQRDEFTGTDEASLLERAGVPVYVVPGSSRNFKVTQPGDLEVAEFYLAG
- the tilS gene encoding tRNA lysidine(34) synthetase TilS — translated: MAKGTVILPLDAALFRKGERVCCAVSGGADSTAMLLAMVEANGRKDPLGVELSAAHVHHGLRGEEADGDEAFVRELCERLGVPLTVFLVDTTARMEAEGEGLEEAARTLRYAALRGLAVDAIATAHTLDDQAETVVMKLLRGAWTEGLGGIAPELEGKAQSLEPRDSGPRVVRPVLRVRRSEIETFLYAREQGWREDSSNQNVSLTRNKVRHELMPVLRGFNPGLDGVLAGMAEVAREEEAFWAVEVERTLRAVLLPGKPVRGGGRASSTAAGSASGAVEIERLKAMPAALRRRVIRAAIRAAGVRLTAEETAKVLALGGFGGFPGVTGKIGSRLELREGLRVERSARELQWSRESADKGI
- the ftsH gene encoding ATP-dependent zinc metalloprotease FtsH, translating into MNSTVKHLLIWILTVTCLIGVWQFVSKNMSAGHNQAISLSKLQTDADAGKISELTVNGTEVTGKYKESKESFTTTIPANYPDLYKDLQQHGVNVTVKDQQGNMWISVLLNIAPIVVILALFLFMMRQMQSGGNKAMSFGKNRARLLSMQQKKVTFKDVAGVNEAKEELKEIIEFLRESQKFQRLGGRIPKGVLMVGPPGTGKTLLARAVAGEANVPFFSISGSDFVEMFVGVGASRVRDLFEQGKKNAPCIIFIDEIDAVGRHRGAGLGGGHDEREQTLNQLLVEMDGFESNDGVILVAATNRPDVLDPALLRPGRFDRRVIVDRPDIRGREEVLRVHAKKVPMSDDVDLNILARGTPGFSGADLANMVNEAALTAARFNRKAVHMYDFEVAKDKVLMGAERRSMLRSPEEIKNTAYHEAGHTLVAALRDHSDPLHKVTIIPRGMALGVTVYLPDDDQHQVTKDYLETRLAMMMGGRIAEEIFTKQMTTGAGSDIERATALARAMVCEYGMSPLGPMTFGKKEQEVFLGRDLGQSRDFSEDTARQIDTEVRRFIDAAYQSAYAILDANHDIMHRMATALVERETLDAAEIELIIAGKELPPMKSALAAAGSGDDTQEVLKPGGGRKPGFGESAHTPA